One window of Candidatus Nitrospira kreftii genomic DNA carries:
- a CDS encoding hypothetical protein (conserved membrane protein of unknown function) — MIFLRRQLPLLITLITGLLFAGQYYVPHPASEQMLTSATKWLQIIGGFALILGVTSLFHQHAAKIRRQEAGWGYSLVLYAGMLGTIAVGLWADGKESVEGAMTAFGWVYNYMMVPLQGTMFAILAFFIASAAYRSFRAKSREAAVLLVAAMIVMMGRVPLGEYLIPLSGDVSSWILNVLNASVRRAILIGVSLGAVALSFKIIFGVERSYLGGGKE, encoded by the coding sequence ATGATTTTTCTCCGACGACAACTTCCTCTCTTGATCACTCTGATCACCGGTCTTCTGTTTGCCGGTCAGTACTACGTGCCGCATCCGGCTTCGGAGCAAATGCTCACGTCGGCGACAAAGTGGCTCCAGATCATCGGGGGGTTTGCGCTGATTTTGGGTGTGACCAGTCTCTTTCATCAGCATGCGGCCAAAATCAGACGTCAGGAAGCGGGGTGGGGCTATAGCCTCGTGTTGTACGCCGGAATGTTGGGCACGATCGCGGTGGGGCTCTGGGCCGACGGCAAGGAAAGTGTCGAAGGAGCCATGACGGCGTTCGGCTGGGTCTACAACTATATGATGGTGCCGCTGCAAGGGACCATGTTTGCCATCTTGGCCTTTTTCATTGCATCTGCCGCCTATCGCTCGTTTAGAGCCAAGAGTCGTGAGGCGGCGGTGCTTTTGGTGGCGGCTATGATCGTTATGATGGGGCGAGTGCCATTGGGCGAATATTTGATTCCACTCAGCGGTGATGTGTCTTCCTGGATTTTGAATGTGCTCAATGCGTCGGTACGTCGAGCCATTTTGATCGGAGTCAGCCTCGGGGCGGTGGCCTTGTCGTTCAAGATCATTTTTGGCGTTGAGCGGTCGTATCTCGGTGGGGGCAAGGAATAA
- a CDS encoding hypothetical protein (conserved membrane protein of unknown function), translating to MVNAMPFELIVGAWVATGLTLLIFSFLYKDNPLFKLAEHLYVGVSVGYVIVKTYDTVIVHLVVKPIVENGEIALLIPVAIGMLMLTRYVPKAAWLSRYAFAFIVGMGAGLAIPRTISSFILKQVEDTVRPFLSLAGQDGLTFSMNLLNPASDLNAIIILLGVGSVLFYFFFSIEHSGAGKVVARTGILFLMISFGAAFGYTVMARMSLLIGRLTDLIEFSDASYGRPTIWLVVVVVGALCVLAWRGGQEYPPDTR from the coding sequence GTGGTGAATGCCATGCCGTTCGAGTTGATCGTAGGGGCTTGGGTCGCGACCGGGTTAACGCTACTCATCTTTTCCTTTCTCTATAAAGATAACCCGCTCTTCAAGCTCGCGGAACATCTCTATGTGGGTGTCTCGGTCGGCTACGTGATCGTGAAGACCTACGATACGGTCATCGTCCACTTGGTCGTCAAACCGATCGTGGAGAACGGTGAGATCGCCCTGCTGATTCCCGTCGCGATTGGAATGCTGATGCTGACTCGGTATGTGCCGAAGGCAGCCTGGTTGTCTCGATATGCCTTCGCCTTCATTGTCGGAATGGGGGCCGGGTTAGCGATTCCGCGAACAATTTCATCCTTCATCCTCAAGCAAGTCGAGGACACCGTTCGACCGTTCTTGTCGCTCGCAGGACAGGATGGCCTCACCTTTTCGATGAATCTGCTCAATCCAGCCAGCGATCTCAATGCGATCATCATTTTACTGGGGGTTGGGTCGGTCCTCTTTTACTTCTTTTTCTCCATCGAACATAGTGGGGCAGGAAAGGTTGTCGCTCGCACCGGCATATTGTTTCTCATGATTTCATTCGGCGCCGCCTTCGGCTATACGGTTATGGCCCGCATGTCCTTGTTGATCGGCCGCTTGACGGACTTGATCGAATTCTCTGATGCCTCGTATGGCCGGCCGACCATCTGGCTGGTGGTTGTCGTCGTTGGAGCCCTGTGCGTGCTCGCTTGGCGAGGAGGCCAAGAGTACCCTCCGGATACTCGCTAG
- a CDS encoding AmmeMemoRadiSam system protein B has protein sequence MTSGVTKDPTQYPVLRNLQFSPIQQGEDQLIVLWDPSGLSKEKLVLPLNFFFIVQHFDGEHSIQDIGALYLKRFGEFLLPNKVDQLVVDLEQKLFLEGLKTETAQQQARQEYRQQSTRPAAFAGRSYEADGVKLKKQLDGFFTSGEGPDFKPSEHRGKLIKGLVAPTYELKQAGSVYAWGYKELQECQQPDIYVVIGTAHAGLEHLFAVTDKDFETPLGVVQTDRMIVERLQELVPQYFKEDMAHQSEHAIEFQLPFLQTIVGKPFTIVPVLSSFSAMSLNDAAVRASVEQFLTTLRETVVASGKVVCMIAAGELAHLGLRYGDSAPPTDFSFHRAMQRDLEMLKQVEEIKPDGFAAYIQKENDQRRISGFSPIYSLLRLIQAEKGQVLRYDRGITDQYNSTVTYASMAFF, from the coding sequence ATGACGTCTGGTGTCACCAAGGATCCCACGCAGTATCCGGTCCTGCGAAATCTGCAATTTTCACCCATTCAGCAGGGTGAAGACCAGTTGATCGTGCTCTGGGATCCCAGTGGTTTGAGCAAAGAGAAGCTTGTTCTTCCGCTCAATTTCTTCTTCATTGTGCAACATTTCGATGGAGAGCACTCGATTCAGGACATCGGCGCGTTGTACTTGAAACGGTTCGGCGAGTTTCTGTTGCCGAACAAAGTGGATCAGCTGGTGGTAGATCTTGAACAAAAACTGTTCTTGGAAGGCCTGAAAACCGAGACGGCGCAGCAACAGGCTCGGCAGGAGTATCGACAGCAGTCGACGCGACCGGCTGCTTTTGCTGGGCGAAGCTACGAAGCTGACGGCGTGAAGTTGAAGAAACAGCTTGATGGATTCTTTACCTCGGGCGAGGGGCCGGATTTCAAGCCGTCTGAGCATCGGGGCAAGTTGATCAAGGGACTCGTTGCACCGACCTATGAACTCAAACAAGCCGGATCCGTATACGCGTGGGGCTACAAAGAACTCCAAGAGTGTCAGCAGCCTGATATCTATGTGGTCATCGGGACGGCCCATGCAGGGCTGGAGCATCTCTTCGCCGTCACCGACAAGGATTTCGAGACGCCCTTGGGAGTCGTGCAAACCGATCGAATGATAGTGGAGCGGTTACAAGAACTGGTGCCGCAGTACTTCAAAGAGGACATGGCTCATCAATCGGAGCATGCGATTGAGTTCCAGTTGCCGTTCCTTCAGACCATCGTCGGCAAGCCCTTCACGATTGTCCCGGTGCTGTCGTCCTTCTCTGCCATGAGCCTGAACGATGCAGCCGTTCGAGCCTCCGTCGAACAATTCCTTACCACCCTACGGGAGACAGTCGTCGCTTCTGGAAAGGTCGTCTGCATGATTGCGGCAGGGGAGTTAGCTCATCTCGGCCTTCGGTACGGCGATAGCGCACCACCGACCGATTTTTCGTTTCATCGCGCCATGCAGCGAGATCTGGAAATGTTGAAACAGGTCGAAGAGATCAAACCGGACGGCTTCGCTGCCTATATTCAAAAAGAAAACGATCAACGGCGCATTTCCGGCTTCTCGCCCATCTATAGCCTGCTGCGATTGATCCAAGCTGAAAAAGGGCAGGTGCTCCGCTACGATCGCGGGATTACCGATCAATACAACTCGACCGTCACGTACGCCAGCATGGCGTTCTTCTAG
- a CDS encoding hypothetical protein (conserved exported protein of unknown function) produces the protein MRSLFQLQRWQRRLLMLPAVLIAGSVVAAPVFAAEPNHSSQGGHATPVAMPGWTQQLKGQTVLENAIEGRADNAQKMEMQHHRLMEKLEQQAQKDAKAQQTSGAFNNMSMMHQYMGQDGSSFLLMTDSNKGEPVLTSGGKCPAGVPSKQFDVSMINIEITLNRWLDFYPGYMYVLTEDLEKARAEEAKNREAREKDGFEPGAVSTGLQGDVIQPLVLRANQGECVKMTLRNQMEGEDGSLFIQASSMVVSATGKPATTTNPDSIVAPGKAQEFEWYIHPKMQEGVRQFHSYSHDRELTVLGLFGAFIVEPQGARYLDALGSGGPAPEVRSGWQVNIDNASGPDFREFVLFYHEVGDEAFRPLNKKGDFLPQRDPLTDAYRPGGRAINYRSEPFGIDQMHLQHEYFGFEDESLAYSSYTFGDTPTTIARGYLGDPVKWRLVHGGSEVFHSHHPHSGSIRWQRSPGTEPNNMWAMGQDGPVKYPVVRTKSDRVDVEVIGPSEALDLEPECGGGGCQHLAGEFLYHCHVAHHYVAGMWGYGRFYNTLQVGAAHTDSMPDLRELPDRAGRMKLGVSSDKLIGTTLDWFGKTFKIVDKSQKTNWKANPAIVNIKDWVEMFVPAQGMPGHTDDEKGQILAYDATVWDWKWDGNIARGERESTAQNPKYAWAAKWDDSTRPAILFDPTTGKMAWPLFKPHFGKRVPFSANHNGAPWLEPIHQDAKGERTSEPAMPGEQGRWSLCPENANRKHYNIHFIRLPITLAKKQGNEPPIVDKDGLIYVLHEEERLTRGNDDLKVPAVIRANVYDCVDVILTSEWDDDDYTNFQSSKINIHPHFFQFDTGNSDGVISGFEYEMSVRPFTMWGKKTKHGLPAPMVGKLASPVKAGAASVKIQMAPGATKFHVNTEVMVGMDCLEKGNDPTASLPRDKSCQEVARIKEIKGDQITFFTPLKYHHPANDLVSPEFVRYRWWVDVDMGTVFWHDHAFGATTWPHGGFGVTIVEPYGSTYHDPKNGKLVYSGPIADIHSSEPIGAGVSGSFRELMVSIHDTVPHTVNVIEAGNPPGQPVEVALEAGKTVSFQMPEKILNAPNKYLNGGTHTTGSGFNFRAEPFAQRLANNPDTSKLFSSAIHGDPDTPLLRAYTGDTMVFRLLHQLMNESHVWTISGHTFLTERYAADANRKNSIHVGIAERYDLVTKAGGFQGMPGDYIHFNGRTSHFAEGGWGIVRVLDKEVPDLKPLPKGTNPLRIPAAPGSVCPADAPVKSFNVVAVDRPMKLNPKSPDVIEVDFERKIEMTMPEGKIFALEEEAMTVSSGTTPHPLTLRVNLGDCIKVNLKNKMKASRASFFAPGLAFDPKDSQGLNVGNNGGDQTVAPGEARAYTYYAHPANKETTSLVWDGGNIVVNPRNGLYGAVIVGPRGSQYRDPVSGADISQKNAWRADVIVDASLPENVGKRNYRDVALFFQDEDNIIGTSFMPYVQNVAGLTSVNYRAEPYLFREDQGCSLSKIFQPCVVEKPEDPVTPLIEAHAGDPIRIHLIGANSEQNGMFGIEGHEWPIEPYMPGADMISVVEYAGSEILDVFLRGGAGGPYRQVGDFVWSNQRLPYTQSGQWGYLRVLPVGDTRIQPLGAGGVGAKRADETPQPQAMPTAMK, from the coding sequence ATGAGATCGCTCTTTCAACTACAGCGTTGGCAGCGACGGTTGCTGATGTTGCCCGCTGTCCTGATCGCAGGAAGTGTTGTGGCAGCACCGGTGTTTGCTGCAGAACCCAATCATTCGTCCCAGGGAGGTCACGCCACACCGGTGGCGATGCCGGGCTGGACCCAACAGCTCAAGGGTCAGACCGTGCTGGAGAACGCCATCGAGGGCCGCGCCGACAACGCGCAAAAGATGGAGATGCAGCACCATCGGCTGATGGAAAAGTTGGAACAACAGGCCCAAAAAGACGCCAAGGCTCAGCAGACGTCGGGTGCCTTCAATAATATGTCGATGATGCACCAGTACATGGGGCAGGACGGCAGTAGTTTCCTTCTGATGACGGATTCGAACAAAGGTGAGCCGGTCTTGACCTCGGGAGGGAAATGTCCTGCGGGAGTGCCGAGCAAACAGTTTGATGTGTCGATGATCAACATCGAAATCACATTGAACCGCTGGCTCGATTTCTATCCGGGCTATATGTACGTGTTGACTGAGGATCTGGAGAAAGCGCGAGCCGAAGAGGCCAAGAACAGGGAAGCTCGTGAAAAGGACGGCTTTGAACCGGGGGCCGTCAGCACCGGCCTACAGGGCGACGTGATTCAACCCTTAGTCCTCAGGGCGAATCAGGGCGAATGTGTCAAGATGACCCTGCGCAATCAAATGGAAGGGGAAGATGGCAGCCTCTTCATCCAAGCATCGAGCATGGTTGTGAGTGCGACCGGTAAACCAGCCACGACGACCAATCCCGATTCCATTGTGGCGCCCGGTAAGGCTCAAGAATTCGAATGGTACATCCATCCGAAGATGCAGGAGGGCGTCCGGCAATTCCACTCGTATAGCCACGATCGCGAACTCACGGTCCTGGGTCTCTTCGGGGCCTTTATCGTGGAGCCGCAAGGTGCCAGGTATCTCGATGCGCTCGGAAGCGGAGGGCCTGCTCCGGAGGTCAGGAGCGGCTGGCAGGTGAATATCGATAATGCGTCGGGCCCTGATTTTCGCGAGTTCGTGCTGTTTTACCACGAAGTCGGAGATGAAGCCTTTCGTCCCCTGAATAAGAAGGGAGATTTCTTGCCTCAGCGCGATCCGCTGACAGATGCCTATCGTCCCGGCGGGCGGGCGATCAATTACCGCAGTGAGCCGTTCGGCATCGATCAGATGCATTTGCAGCACGAGTATTTCGGATTCGAGGACGAATCGTTGGCCTATAGCTCCTACACATTCGGTGATACGCCGACGACGATTGCCCGCGGCTATCTGGGTGATCCGGTCAAGTGGCGGCTCGTCCATGGTGGGTCGGAAGTATTCCATTCTCACCATCCGCATAGCGGATCGATTCGCTGGCAGCGCAGTCCTGGTACGGAACCAAACAATATGTGGGCGATGGGTCAGGATGGTCCGGTAAAATATCCGGTCGTCCGAACGAAGTCCGACCGTGTGGACGTCGAAGTCATCGGTCCGTCCGAAGCGTTGGACCTCGAACCTGAATGTGGCGGTGGTGGCTGTCAGCATCTGGCCGGCGAATTTCTCTATCATTGCCATGTCGCGCACCACTATGTCGCAGGGATGTGGGGCTACGGCCGGTTTTACAATACGCTCCAAGTCGGGGCGGCCCATACGGACAGTATGCCGGATCTCCGGGAGCTGCCGGATCGCGCCGGCCGGATGAAGTTGGGTGTTTCGTCCGACAAGCTGATCGGGACGACTCTTGATTGGTTCGGCAAAACATTCAAAATTGTGGATAAGAGTCAGAAGACCAATTGGAAAGCGAATCCGGCGATTGTGAACATCAAGGACTGGGTCGAGATGTTCGTGCCTGCGCAGGGAATGCCCGGCCATACGGACGACGAGAAGGGCCAAATCCTTGCGTATGATGCGACCGTGTGGGATTGGAAGTGGGACGGCAACATCGCGCGGGGTGAACGCGAAAGTACGGCCCAAAACCCCAAATATGCGTGGGCGGCGAAGTGGGACGACAGCACAAGACCGGCGATTCTATTCGACCCGACGACCGGGAAAATGGCATGGCCGCTGTTCAAGCCGCATTTTGGAAAACGTGTTCCGTTCTCGGCCAATCACAATGGCGCACCGTGGCTCGAGCCGATTCACCAGGACGCCAAGGGTGAGAGAACCTCGGAGCCGGCCATGCCCGGCGAGCAGGGCCGGTGGAGTCTCTGCCCGGAGAATGCGAACCGCAAGCATTACAACATTCACTTCATTCGCTTGCCGATTACGCTGGCGAAGAAGCAAGGCAATGAACCGCCTATCGTCGACAAGGACGGGTTGATCTATGTGTTGCACGAGGAAGAACGGTTGACGAGAGGGAATGATGATCTCAAAGTGCCGGCGGTTATTCGTGCCAACGTGTATGACTGTGTCGATGTTATTCTGACGAGCGAGTGGGATGACGACGATTACACCAATTTCCAGTCGTCGAAGATCAACATCCATCCTCATTTTTTCCAGTTCGATACCGGAAACTCGGATGGTGTGATCTCCGGGTTCGAATACGAAATGTCTGTTCGACCCTTCACCATGTGGGGCAAGAAGACCAAGCATGGCTTGCCTGCGCCGATGGTGGGAAAGTTAGCGAGCCCCGTAAAGGCCGGTGCCGCTTCGGTCAAAATCCAGATGGCTCCCGGTGCCACCAAGTTTCATGTGAACACTGAGGTCATGGTGGGTATGGATTGTTTGGAGAAAGGCAACGATCCGACGGCCTCTCTCCCACGAGACAAGAGCTGTCAGGAAGTCGCCCGCATTAAAGAGATCAAGGGCGATCAGATTACATTCTTCACACCACTCAAGTACCATCATCCGGCCAATGACTTGGTCTCGCCGGAGTTCGTCCGGTATCGGTGGTGGGTCGATGTCGATATGGGGACTGTGTTCTGGCATGACCATGCATTCGGCGCTACTACCTGGCCACACGGAGGATTCGGTGTCACGATCGTGGAACCGTACGGGTCGACCTATCACGATCCGAAGAACGGCAAGTTGGTTTACAGCGGTCCGATCGCGGACATTCACAGCAGCGAACCCATCGGAGCCGGTGTGAGCGGCAGCTTCCGCGAGTTGATGGTCTCGATCCACGACACGGTGCCGCACACGGTCAACGTGATCGAGGCGGGAAATCCACCTGGACAACCGGTAGAAGTTGCGCTGGAAGCAGGCAAAACCGTGTCGTTCCAGATGCCGGAAAAGATCCTGAACGCCCCGAACAAATATCTCAATGGGGGCACACATACGACCGGCAGTGGGTTCAATTTCCGTGCGGAACCGTTTGCCCAACGGTTGGCGAATAATCCGGATACCTCGAAGCTATTCAGCAGCGCGATTCACGGGGATCCGGATACCCCTCTGCTGAGGGCCTATACAGGCGATACGATGGTGTTCCGCCTGTTGCATCAGCTGATGAATGAATCCCACGTCTGGACGATCTCCGGGCATACGTTCTTGACCGAACGGTATGCGGCCGATGCCAACCGGAAGAACTCGATTCACGTCGGGATTGCTGAACGATACGATCTTGTGACCAAGGCCGGCGGATTTCAGGGAATGCCGGGCGACTATATCCACTTCAACGGGCGTACCTCGCATTTTGCCGAAGGTGGCTGGGGGATCGTGCGGGTGCTCGATAAGGAAGTGCCCGACCTGAAGCCGTTACCGAAAGGCACAAATCCCCTCAGGATTCCGGCCGCTCCTGGTTCCGTCTGCCCGGCGGATGCACCGGTGAAGAGCTTTAACGTCGTGGCGGTCGATCGGCCCATGAAGCTCAATCCGAAATCGCCGGACGTCATCGAGGTGGATTTCGAGCGGAAGATCGAAATGACCATGCCGGAGGGCAAGATCTTCGCGCTCGAGGAAGAGGCGATGACGGTTTCCAGCGGCACGACCCCGCACCCACTGACGTTGCGGGTCAACCTTGGGGACTGTATCAAGGTCAATCTCAAGAACAAAATGAAGGCGAGCCGAGCGTCGTTCTTTGCGCCAGGCTTGGCCTTCGATCCGAAGGATAGCCAGGGGCTCAATGTGGGCAACAACGGTGGAGATCAGACCGTGGCCCCAGGCGAAGCGCGCGCCTACACCTATTACGCGCATCCGGCCAATAAGGAGACGACATCACTGGTGTGGGATGGAGGGAACATCGTCGTCAATCCACGCAATGGCTTGTACGGCGCGGTCATCGTCGGTCCACGAGGGTCTCAGTACCGGGATCCTGTGAGCGGAGCCGATATTTCTCAGAAGAACGCCTGGAGGGCTGACGTGATCGTTGATGCCAGCCTGCCTGAGAACGTGGGAAAGCGGAACTACCGTGATGTGGCCCTCTTCTTCCAGGATGAGGACAACATCATTGGGACCTCATTCATGCCGTACGTGCAAAATGTCGCGGGCCTGACCTCGGTCAATTATCGGGCCGAGCCGTATCTGTTCCGCGAGGATCAAGGTTGCTCTTTGAGCAAGATCTTCCAACCCTGCGTCGTGGAGAAGCCCGAAGATCCGGTGACGCCGTTGATCGAGGCCCATGCCGGTGATCCGATTCGGATTCACTTGATCGGCGCCAATAGTGAGCAGAACGGCATGTTCGGGATCGAAGGCCACGAGTGGCCGATCGAACCTTATATGCCGGGGGCCGACATGATCAGCGTGGTCGAGTATGCCGGCTCTGAAATTCTGGATGTGTTCCTACGCGGCGGTGCGGGCGGCCCGTATCGTCAGGTCGGAGACTTCGTCTGGTCGAATCAACGACTGCCCTACACGCAATCAGGACAGTGGGGGTACCTCCGTGTGTTACCTGTCGGTGATACGCGGATCCAACCGCTCGGTGCGGGCGGTGTGGGAGCTAAGCGGGCGGATGAGACCCCGCAGCCTCAGGCTATGCCGACGGCCATGAAATAG
- a CDS encoding hypothetical protein (conserved protein of unknown function) yields the protein MSVSERMLKIDRRIIFLVIGLCTLLPLLYPVGLPIKISTEVRGVYDHIESLPERSVFLLSIDFDPASKPELYPQAIALLRHAFKKNLRVITMTLWVSGTGMADQLVTQVAEEMGKEYGKDYAFLGWSPGGQAVIINMGQNLYSAFPSDYGGRPTKELPILDGVRNLKDVGYMVSLGAGRPGVEEWYVFGKDKYKFELGGGCTGVMAPGLYPLLRSGQINGLIGGLRGAAEYESLIGQKGKAVAGMDAQSATHLAIIVLVIMCNLFYFSLRQQRG from the coding sequence ATGAGTGTCTCGGAGCGCATGCTCAAGATCGACCGACGGATTATCTTTCTGGTGATCGGTCTCTGCACGCTTTTGCCGTTGCTGTATCCGGTCGGTTTGCCGATCAAGATTTCAACGGAAGTCCGTGGTGTCTATGATCACATCGAATCGTTGCCGGAGCGGTCGGTGTTTCTCTTGTCGATTGATTTTGATCCGGCATCCAAACCCGAACTTTATCCGCAAGCCATTGCGCTCTTGCGCCATGCGTTTAAGAAAAATCTTCGCGTGATCACCATGACGCTGTGGGTGTCTGGGACTGGTATGGCGGACCAGCTCGTGACGCAGGTAGCCGAAGAGATGGGGAAGGAATACGGGAAAGATTATGCCTTTCTCGGATGGAGTCCCGGCGGGCAGGCCGTGATCATTAACATGGGACAGAATCTGTATTCAGCCTTTCCAAGCGACTATGGTGGAAGACCCACCAAGGAGTTGCCGATCTTGGACGGAGTCCGCAACCTGAAAGATGTCGGCTACATGGTCAGCTTGGGCGCCGGACGACCGGGAGTGGAAGAGTGGTATGTCTTTGGGAAGGACAAATACAAGTTCGAGCTTGGCGGCGGTTGCACAGGAGTGATGGCCCCGGGATTATATCCGTTGCTCCGAAGTGGGCAGATTAACGGGCTCATCGGTGGGCTTCGTGGCGCAGCGGAGTATGAAAGCCTCATCGGCCAAAAGGGCAAGGCCGTGGCGGGAATGGATGCCCAATCGGCTACGCATCTCGCCATCATTGTGTTGGTGATCATGTGCAACTTGTTCTATTTTTCGCTTCGACAGCAGAGAGGGTAA